The proteins below come from a single Procambarus clarkii isolate CNS0578487 chromosome 44, FALCON_Pclarkii_2.0, whole genome shotgun sequence genomic window:
- the LOC138349745 gene encoding glucoside xylosyltransferase 1-like: MKCTYRLLVLIGAVTCLLIMLGVTGDVTRILHFRSSNSVREALRSDVKTSEFNVGMLVPVTPSCLDSFRSPEVYSNVYNSKITSIREDKNKIRNIKTLAPASTIQHYNVKKHSESSKRSRTTKMVLAVVCCGDRLNETRIMLKSAASLSHTPLRMIVFTEDPLKPIFKAMHASWPSDVRERISLNLHSIAFPPGQDAAAWRKLFKPCSSQRLFMPSLLKDVDALVYVDTDVVFLAPLEELWGHFYSMNSSHMAAMAPEHEDLATGWYNRFAKHPYFGRLGVNSGVMLMNLTRLRKFGWEEYVVPIYKHYKHAITWGDQDIINIIFHYHPDKLYVYGCEYNLRPDHCMYMSVCKAAEKRGIFVLHGNRGTFHSIKQPAFRAVYRAWEEYKLGQDLRQDLYYPMQRYLLKASNTTCGKIHNAFLKALGSIVRLR; this comes from the exons ATGAAATGTACATACCGATTATTGGTTTTAATTGGAGCAGTGACTTGCCTTTTAATAATGCTGGGGGTGACCGGGGACGTCACAAGAATACTCCACTTCAGAAGTTCAAACTCTGTGAGAGAAGCTCTTCGGTCAGATGTCAAGACAAGTGAATTTAATGTCGGTATGTTAGTGCCTGTTACTCCTTCTTGCCTAGACTCCTTCAGGAGCCCTGAGGTTTATAGCAacgtttataatagcaagataaccTCGATACGCgaagataaaaataaaataagaaaCATAAAAACTCTTGCACCTGCATCCACGATTCAACATTATAATGTGAAGAAACATTCAGAGTCGTCTAAAAGAAGCAGGACAACCAA AATGGTCCttgctgttgtgtgttgtggggacCGTTTAAATGAGACTCGCATTATGCTTAAATCTGCAGCATCACTATCTCACACCCCTCTTAGAATGATTGTGTTTACAGAAGATCCTCTCAAGCCCATCTTTAAGGCCATG CATGCATCATGGCCATCAGATGTAAGGGAGAGAATATCTTTAAACCTCCACAGCATTGCCTTCCCTCCAGGACAAGATGCAGCAGCATGGAGAAAACTTTTCAAGCCATGTTCATCCCAACGACTGTTCATGCCT TCATTGCTAAAAGATGTGGATGCTCTGGTGTATGTAGATACTGATGTTGTCTTCCTAGCACCACTTGAGGAACTGTGGGGACACTTCTATTCTATGAATTCATCTCATATGGCAGCTATGGCTCCTGAACATGAGGATCTGGCTACTGGATGGTACAATCGTTTTGCTAAGCATCCATACTTTGGTAGACTAG GTGTTAATTCAGGCGTAATGCTTATGAATTTAACTCGTTTGCGCAAGTTTGGATGGGAGGAGTATGTGGTTCCAATTTACAAACACTATAAACATGCTATTACATGGGGAGATCAAGATATTATCAATATTATCTTCCACTATCATCCAG ACAAGCTGTATGTGTATGGGTGTGAATACAATCTGCGCCCTGATCACTGTATGTACATGAGCGTTTGCAAAGCAGCAGAGAAACGAGGTATATTTGTTCTGCATGGTAACCGGGGCACTTTCCACAGCATCAAGCAGCCAGCATTCAGAGCTGTTTATCGAGCATGGGAAGAG TACAAGCTTGGCCAGGACCTGAGGCAGGACTTGTATTACCCGATGCAGCGTTATCTTCTCAAGGCATCCAACACTACCTGCGGAAAGATTCATAATGCTTTCCTTAAAGCTCTGGGCTCGATTGTAAGACTCAGATGA
- the LOC138350247 gene encoding E3 ubiquitin-protein ligase TRAIP-like, translated as MRAGCVICGDLFVSTDDISATPCGHTFHSLCLIQWIERSKSCPQCRSKATEKSLVKLYFDTGGTDTSQVDPDTLQNHIDGLKFQVRLKDQEIKNLKDSNSTLTKQTKGLREECKKVESQVQVKETTIMALKTQLQFMDRITKEAQKAKDETKSLREHLKVLQNVESIVSGTSEDVEDMLMSYTGNPDSMRSLATFCSILKKELNKTVDDKKRLRDEASSLRSKAKEARQNYNAAVTELSVLQLANKNLQDDVKSLERENVSLKKKINALEQAISSPSGDVKNSAIHRLIAESPAPAEYKRPHSSSCDGDEDDVLVTPEIVRKVARSETAAESNDEAAIQSSQSSLSDSSQFNLKVNLFPGRRPLVKICQPTNSQHHNIFAKNKPSLKDLGMSPKTSSGPHVGLNQMGYDGLGGHHKVDEFPKPKQVFLKKKTGIKVVNKGGSGSMVQSTTLKDFFQNTFDD; from the exons ATGCGAGCTGGGTGTGTTATCTGTGGGGACCTCTTCGTTTCTACAGATGATATCAGTGCTACTCCATGTGGTCACACattccactctctctgcctcatcCAGTGGATTGAAAG GTCCAAATCTTGTCCTCAGTGTCGAAGTAAAGCTACAGAAAAGAGCCTGGTgaaactttattttgatactggtgGGACAGATACATCACAGGTGGACCCTGACACTTTGCAGAATCATATTGATGGCCTTAAG TTTCAGGTTAGACTTAAAGACCAGGAAATAAAGAATTTGAAAGACAGCAATTCAACACTAACAAAGCAAACCAAAGGCCTCAG agAGGAATGTAAGAAAGTTGAAAGCCAGGTGCAGGTCAAAGAGACAACCATTATGGCTCTGAAGACCCAGCTACAGTTCATGGACCGAATCACTAAAGAGGCACAGAAAGCTAAGGATGAGACCAAGAGTTTACGAGAACATCTTAAAGTTCTTCAGAA CGTGGAGAGTATAGTGTCAGGAACCAGCGAAGATGTGGAAGACATGCTAATGTCCTACACAGGCAACCCTGACAGCATGAGATCTTTGGCCACCTTTTGCTCCATACTCAAAAA AGAGCTGAACAAGACTGTAGATGATAAGAAAAGACTAAGGGATGAGGCATCATCACTACGAAGTAAGGCAAAAGAAGCGAGACAAAATTACAATGCTGCTGTAACAGAACTC AGTGTGTTGCAACTAGCAAACAAAAACCTTCAAGATGATGTTAAATCTTTAGAAAGAGAAAATGTCAGCTTGAAAAAGAAAATAAATGCTCTAGAACAAGCAATATCTTCACCATCAG GTGACGTGAAGAACAGTGCCATACATCGTCTGATAGCTGAAAGCCCTGCACCGGCAGAGTACAAGCGCCCTCATAGCTCTAGCTGCGATGGTGATGAGGATGATGTTCTTGTTACTCCTGAG ATTGTACGTAAAGTGGCGCGTTCAGAAACTGCAGCCGAGTCAAATGATGAAGCAGCCATTCAATCTTCACAATCAAGTCTATCTGATTCATCACAGTTTAATTTAAAG GTGAATCTATTTCCTGGGCGACGTCCACTTGTTAAGATATGTCAACCAACAAATAGCCAGCACCACAATATCTTTGCAAAAAATAAACCTTCACTTAAAGATCTTG GCATGAGTCCAAAGACAAGCAGTGGTCCACATGTAGGGCTGAATCAGATGGGCTACGATGGTCTGGGAGGTCACCACAAGGTGGACGAGTTTCCCAAGCCAAAGCAAGTTTTTCTTAAGAAGAAGACAGGAATTAAAGTAGTAAACAAAGGTGGCTCAGGCAGTATGGTTCAAAGCACTACCCTCAAAGACTTCTTTCAAAATACATTTGATGATTAA